CCTGGGGGCTGTGGGGCGGCGCGGGGATGGGGGGCCGGCTCGGGGCGGCGGACCTGGCCCGTATGGCCCGGACGGGCCTGGCGCCGCTCTCGGCGGAGCAGGGCCTGGAGCTGTTCGACGCGGCCTGCGCGGGCGACGAGGCGGTCGTCGCGCCGGTCGCCCTGGCACCCCAGGCGCTGCGGGGTGACGGGCGCCGGCTTCCGGCGCTGCTGCGGGGCCTCGCCCGGGGCGGCGGGGCCCCGGCGGGGACCGCGGCGGCGGGGGCGGATTCCCCGCGTGAGGCGCTGCGCGGGCTGCCGCCGGCGGAGCGGCGGGCGGAACTCGTGGAGGTGGTGCGCCGCCTGGTCGCCGAGGTCCTGGGGCACGCCGGCGCGGAGGCGGTGGCCGCGGACCGCGACTTCTGGGAGCTGGGCCTGGACTCGCTCACCGCGCTGGAGCTGACCGGCAGGCTCGGTTCCGAGGCGGGGGTGCGACTGGGCGCGACGGCTGCCTTCGACCACCCGACGGCCCTGGCCCTGGCCGACCACCTGGGCGCCGAGATGGACGGGGCCTGAGAGACGGGCCGGTTCGACGGGGCCTGACAGACGGCCGCCGCCGTGGGGGTGTCCCCCGCGGCGGCGGCCGGTGCGGCGTGCGGGGGGTCAGTGCGCGAGGGCCTCGCGCAGGGTGTCCACGACCGCGCCGCGGTGTGCGTCGGCGAGGAGGAAGAAGTGGTCCCCGTCGAAGCGGCGGACCCGGCAGGGCCCGGTGGTGTGGTCGGCCCAGCCGTCCAGGGGCTCGTGCGGGACGAGCGGATCGGCCGTGCCGCCCAGGACGTACAGGGGCACGTCGAGGCGTATGTCCTCGAACCCTGCGGCCGCTTCCCGGCTGAGGTCGATGTCGGCGCGCAGGACGCGCGTGACGTGGGCGAGCATCTCCGGGTCCTGCATGACCCACTCGGGTGTGCCCCCGCCGTCGCGCAGCAGCCGTACCGCGTCCTCCTCGGTGCTGGTGGCGTGCGCCCGGCGCGTGGTCCGGCCGGGTACCTGCCCGCTGACGACGGCGGCGCGGCAGTGCGGGCCGAGGAGGTGCGCGGCGCGGGTGGCCAGGAGCGCCCCGAGGCTGTGGCCGAAGACCACGGTGGGCAGCGGGTCCCGGCCCAGCACCTCGTCGGTGACGGAGTCGACGACCTCGCCGAGGCGGCAGCCGGGGGTCTCGCCGAAGCGGCGCTCCCTCCCGGGCAGCGACAGCCCGAGCACTTCGACGTCGTCGGGGAGTGGTTCGACGAGGGGGAAGAGGGTGTTGGGGCCGGCTCCGGAGTGTGGGAACACCAGCAGGCGCAGCCGGGGCGCGACTGCCGCCTCCTGCAGCCGCAGCAGCGGCCACCAGGGGGCGGTGGAGGAGGACTTCACGGTGGTCACGTCGTCCGTCCCGGTCACGGGCAGTGGATGATCTGGCCGGCGTAGGACAGGCCGCCGCCGAACGCGAAGAGCAGTACGGGTGATCCCTTCTCGATCTCGCCGCGCTCGACGAGCTTGGAGAGCGCGAGCGGGATGCTGGCGGCGGAGGTGTTGCCCGAGTCCACGACGTCCTTGGCGACGACGGCGTTGACGGCGCCGATCTTGCGGGCCAGCGGTTCGATGATCCGCAGGTTGGCCTGGTGCAGGACGACGCCGCCCAGGTCCTCGGGCTTGATCCCGGCCCGCTCGCACACCTGGAGCGCGACCTTCGGCAGGGCGGTGGTGGCCCAGCGGTACACCGACTGCCCTTCCTGGGAGAAGGTGTGGGTCGGCGCCTCGATGCGCACGGCGTGCCCCATCTCGGGTACGGATCCCCACACGACCGGGCTGATGAGGGGCTCCTCGGAGGCGGCCACGACGGCCGCTCCGGCTCCGTCGCCGACGAGCACGCAGGTGGTGCGGTCGGTCCAGTCGGCGAAGTCCGTGAGCTTCTCCACACCGATGACCAGGGCCTTGGTGGCGGAGCCGGTCCGGATGCTCTGGTCCGCCAGCGCCATTGCGTGTGGAAATCCCGAACAGGCCGTGTTCACGTCGATCGCGGCCGGGGCCTTCGCGCCGACGGCCGCGGCGACGCGGGCCGCCATGTTGGGAGAGCGGTCCTGCGCCGTGCAGGTGGCGACGATGACGAAATCTATGTCCGCTCCGGTCAGGCCCGCATTAGCCAGGGCGTTTGCAGCGGCCTTTGCTGCCATGTCCGAAACCGACTCGTCATCGGCGGCCACCCGGCGGGTCTTGATCCCGACCCGGCTCTGAATCCACTCGTCACTGGTCTCGACCATCTGCTCCAGATCGGCGTTGGTCAAAACTTTTGACGGCTGATAGTGCCCGAAGGAAAGGACGCGGGACCCGACCATCAGTGATTCTCCTCGTTCCGTGGACCCTGACCCGGATCCGGATTGCCCAACGGTCACCCTATGCAGCGGGCCGACCGCACCTCATGCGGCGTTCACGCCCACCAGCTGATCCGCGCCACAGTCGTCCAGGGACGGGGCATGGGTCAAGATCGCGTGCTGAAGTCGCTGCAGGCGGGGGGCGGGCTCGATGCCGTGGTCCTCGACCAGGTTCCGCCTGACCCTGCTGTACGTCGCCAGCGCCTCGGCGGTCCGCCCGCTGCGGTACAGCGCCACCATCAGGTAGGCGAACAGGTTCTCCCACGTCGACCGGTCGTCGAGCAGCGCGTATATCTCGCCGACGAGGGCCTTGTGGTTTCCGAGTTCGAGTTCGAGCTCGAAACGCTGCTCGTACGCGAAGGAACGGCGCTCGTCGAGCCGGCGCCCGAGGGATTCGAATGCCGGAATTCCGCGCAGATCCTCCAGGGCCTGCCCGCGCCACAACGAAATGGCCTGCTCGAATGTTTTCGAAGCCTTTTCCCGCTCGCCCTGCCTGCGGAATTCCCGGGCCGACGCGAGCAGCCGGTCGAATTCATAGACGTCGAGATCGCATCCGACGAGGCGGAGTTTGTATCCGGGCGGCTGCGTGGTGATGAGGGCGGCTGCGTCGAGGTCGAGGCTCTGGAGGTGCTTGCGCAGCTTGGACACGTAGACGTGCAGGGCGGTGGAGGCGGTCTGCGGAGGCGCACCCGACCACAGGGCCTCGATGAGCCGGCCGGAGGACACGGCCTCGCCGTGGTGGGCGCAGAGATAGGCGAGCAGGGAGCGGAGCTTGAGCGCTCTCGGCGAAACCTGAACCCCTTCCGCTGTCTCTATCTCAACCGGTCCGAGCACTTGGAACTTCACGGTATTCCCCCTGGTAGATCTCTGCGCCACGAAGGGGATGCGAACAACCGGCCTGCATGTGCAGCCCCCCTCCGCACCCCTAGATCTTTCATGGGGTACCTAGATCGAGTCAAGCAGCTCATCTCTCTTCTGAGCAACCTTTGAGGTGTCGAGAGGGAATCTCCGCATTGCGAACGCTCCACACGAATCGGTCACATTTCACACTCATCCGAGATGACCTGATTCCGTTTCTCCGCCACCCCGGAACAGCCATTTCCCGCCACTCGAACCAAGCATTCAAGCCAAATACAAACGGCTCGAAAGCGACCTGCCGCGTGACCTCCATACCGCCACAAAACGGGCATCCGATGCCACGGCTACCTCACCGCCGCCCCAGATCCCGCCACGTCCGACCGAGCGCGTAACACCTCGGCCACGCCGACGCCGGGTTCACCCCGCGCACCGACCCGGCTGCCCAGCACTCCGCCCCGACCCCCACACGGGGGCCGGGGCGGAGTGGCGTACGTCCGTACGGCTCAGGTGCGCCCGGCGCCGGTGAGGGTGGCCTCCGCCTCGGCCTCGGCCGGAGCGCCCGACCGCGGGCCGGGGACGGGGGCCGGGCTCACCGGACGGCGGCGCTCCACCGCCTTCTGTACGCGACGGCCGAGCCGCTGCATCGGCATCTCGACCAGTCGGTACATCAGGTGGCTGACGGCCACCACGACACCGAGGAAGATCGCCGTCCAGGCGATCTTGCCGAGGGTCGAGGACGGCTGCGGCGGAATCCCCAGCAGCGGTTCGATGGTGCGCAGCAGCGGGATGTGCAGCAGGTACACGGAGAAGCTGATCGCGCCGAGCCAGGTCAGCACCTTCGGGAAGCGCCGCTCCCGCAGGAGGAAGCCGACGCCGAAGAGCGCCCAGGCGGCGAGGTAGGCGACGGACCAGGCCTTCCAGCCGGAGGACCAGGTCAGGTCCAGAACCGCGCCGTGGTTGTACAGCCGGCCCACCAGAGCACCGGCGACGATCACGAACCCGCAGGCGAGGAGGGCCGGAATCCGGGCGAGCTGCCCGTGCTGGGCGCGGTAGACGACGGTCCCGGCGAACATGGTCGCGAAGATCATCCAGGTCTCGAAGGCGGGGGCCCTGCTGTTCAGCGTGACCAGCACCAGACCGACCGCGCCGAGCAGCAGGGCGCCTGCCCCGGTCAGCCTGCGGTTGCCGCTGAGCACTCCGGCGAGTCCCGCGAGCACGAGCGGCGTCACGATGAGGAGGAGCTTGCGGGTCGAGCCGAGTTCCGTGTTCAGGATGTGGGTTCCGACGGCCGTACCGGCCAGCAGCGCCACACCGGCCAGGCCCACGGAGATCGGGCCGCTGTGCCGGTGGAGGCCCCGGGTGAACAGGGCGGTGACGAGGAAGTAGAAGACCATCTCGTAGCAGAGCGTCCAGGTGACGTTCATGCCGTTGATCACGCCGAGCAGGTCCTGGAGCATCAGGCCGTTCGCCACCAGCGAGGCCGGGTTGTCGCCGGTGCGCAGCAGCTCGACCGAGTCGTCGCCGTCCGGAAGCATCATCATCGAGAGGACGAAGGCGGCGATCAGGGCCGGGTAGATCCGGAAGATCCGCCCGATCCAGAAGGCACGGACGTCGCCCCGCCGCTCCAGGGAGGCCGGGATGATGTAGCCGCTGACGATGAAGAAGAGCATGACGCCGAACAGGCCCATGTCGAAGCTCCGCCAGATCGCGCCCCCGAAGGGCAGCATCCGCAGCACGTCGAAGTGGTGCAGTGCCACGACCAGGGCGGCGATGCCGCGCAGCGCGTCCAGCCAGCCGAGCCGGGCCGCCGGCGCGCCGGCGGCCTTGGGCGCGGCCGACGCCTCGGACGTCCGCCGGGTGAGTTGGGGTATGAGCTTCACCGCAGGGACGATATCCGACGCCCGACAGCGGGCTGCCACGTGTGGGCCGGCATCGCGGGCCGACCGGTGTCGGCCCCAGGTCCCCGCCGCCGGGTCGCTCAGTCGGAGGAGCCGAACGCGGTGGCCACGTTCTCGCCGGCCCAGCCGGCCGGAATGCGCCAGATGACATGGACGCGGAAGACGTCACGGATCGTGTCCGCGGTCCAGTCCTCGGCGGGCGGCTCGGACAGGACGAGGAAGAGCCCGTCGGCCGGCGTGGACAGCGTGTGGTTGATTTCGAGCAGCCTGGTCGCGCCCGACCGCAGGTCCGCGTAGCCGGAGCGGCCCGCGCCCAGCGCCTCGTAGAGGAAGAGGCCCTGCGGGGTGGCGCAGCTGACGTCCACGACCGGCGAGTCGGCCGGCTGGAGGTCCGCCCAGAGCAGCGACGCCTTCAGCTCGTGGCGCACCGCTTCGTGCTTGCGGCACGCGCGGTCGGTCGCGGCGGCGGCCTCCAGTGCGCGGAGGAAGCCGTCCTTCGTGGCCGCGGCCGGCGTTGCGGTGCGGCGGGTGGTGGTGTCCGCGGTGGTCATCTGCGCTTCTTCCTTCGGTTCGGGTTGCGTCGTGGCGGCGGGCACCGCTGCGGTGGAGGTCGGCGCCGCGGCCGTGCCGAAGCGCTCCGCGAGCTCCCGCCGCGCTGCCGCGAGGGGGCCCGCCCAGCCGGAAGCGGCGAGCGCAGCCGCGAGCCGGCCCCGGTCGAACGTGCCGTCCTTGAGCGCACGGTTCGTCGTCGCGGCGAGATCGCGGAGAGCTCCGAGCCGTTCCCTGTCCGGATCGCCGAACAGGTGGAGTACGTCGACCCAGTCGGCCTGGTCCCGTCGGAGGATGCGGTTGGCCATCCCCTGGAGTTCGGAGAGCCGGATCCGGGCCTCGGGCACGTCGCCGTCGCTCTCGGCCAGTTCTGCCAGCACGTCGACTGCCGCGAGGTAGCGCCCTGCCATCCGCTCCGAGACGGGCGAGCGACCGCGCTGGTCGGCGGCGAGCACCGTCTGCGTCGTCTCGTTCGCGAACACCCAGCAGTCCAGCTTCTCGCCCCGTACCGGCGGAGCCGTCCCATGGCGGACGGTGAGCACCAGCGGCCGGTCGATCACCGGGGACAGGGGCCTGACCTTGTAGCGGCCTCCCGGAGCCCGGTCCACGACCTCGACCCGGACCTCGCTGCCGATCCGGGGGAGCCCTGCGGTGCCCGCGCCTTCCGGCCGGCCGGCGGGCCCGGTCGGCGCCTGGGCGTCCCCGACGCCAGTACCGGCGCCGGCACCGGTGAGCGCGTCCGGCAGCGGCGCGGTGTGCAGGACGGTCAGGCTCTGGGTGCTGCGGGTGAGGGCCACGTACAACTGGCGGAGCCCGGCGGGACCGCGGTCGGCGATGGTGGCGGGTTCGACGACCAGGACGTGGTCGTACTCCATTCCCTTGGCCTGGGTGGCGGCCAGCACGTGCACGGCCCGGCGGTCCTGCTCCGCGATGTCGCCGCCCCCGTCGATCCGGCGGCTGATGGCGTCCAGCCAGTCCGAGTCGTCGGGGACGAGGACGGCCACGGAGCGCGGTGTGCTCCCGTCGCTGGTGTGCACGAGGCGCGCCACGTGGGCGACGGTGTCGTCGAGCAGCTTCCACGGCTCGGTCGCCACGGTCCGTACGGCGTCCGCCCCCGCCTCACGGACCGCCCGCGGATACGGCAGGGCCGGGGCGATCACCCGGGCGAGCGGGGCGACGAAGTCCATGATCTCGGCGGGGACGCGGTAGCTGGTGTCGAGCGGGGCGACGCTCCAGTCGCCGTGATCGGAGAGGAGCGCGCCGAGCAGGTCCCAGCTCGTGGGGATGTGGGCGCCCGTCGCCTGCGCGAGGTCGCCGAGGACGGTCATGGAGCCGCCCACGGCGCAGCGCCGCCGCAGGGAGCGGGCCTGCATGGGCGTGAGGTCCTGTGCCTCGTCGACGACGATGTGCCCGTAGCGCGGCGGGGTGTCGCCGCTGATCAGCACGCCGAGTTCTTCGAGGCAGACGTGGTCCTCAAGGGTCCACGGATCGGCGTCGGCGCTGACGGCGCGGGCGCGCAGCAGGGACGCCTGCTCGTCCTCGTCGAGGATGCCGTCGGCGCAGGTCCGCAGCAGGTCGGCCGAGTCGTAGAGGCTGCGCAGGGCCTCTCGGGGGCCGGGGGACGGCCAGACGCGTTCGACGAGGCGCTCGACCCGGCGGTTGCGTTCCAGGTCGCGGCGGATGTTGCCGGCCTGCCCGCGGCGCGGCGCGATGTCGGCGAGCTCCTGGAGGAGGCGGTCGACGAAGAGCCCGCGCAGGCGCTCGCGCCGCTCCCGGAAGGGGCCGTCGCCGGCGTGGGCGCGGTCGAGGAGGGCGAGCACCTCGGACTTGGGTACGCGCAGGGTCGTACTGCCCGCGGTGACGACGACGGCGGGTTCGTCGCCCTCGAAGGAGGGAGCGACGGTGAGGGCGTCGAGGGCGTCGGGACGGTAGTCGCTCTCGACGCGGCGCCGCAGCACGGCCGCCATGCGGTCGTCCGACTTCACCAGGCGCGCCTTCGGGGAGTCGGTGCCGAGGATCTCGCCCTCCCACAGCCGGTCCAGTTGGACGGCGTTGACGTCGCGGGTGCCGAGGGTGGGGAGGACCTGTCCGACGTAGTCGAGGAACCGCTGGTGGGGGCCGATGACGAGGATGTCCTGGGCTTTGAAGTGCTCGTTGTTGACGAGCCAGGTAACGCGGTGGAGGCCGACCGCCGACTTGCCGGTACCGGGGCCGCCCTGCACGACGAGGATGTCCGAGGGCGAGCCGGTGACCAGCTCCATCTGGTCACGCCGGATGGTCTCGACGATGTCGCGCATCCGTCCGCCGCGCGACCGCTGGAGTTCGCGCAGCAGGAAGTCGTCCGGCTGGAGGGCCTTGCGCCGCTGCCGCCGGACGACGTCGCCGGGGCTGGGCGCCGCCGTACGCTCCGGGGCGCGGCGCGCGTCCGCTTCCTCCGCTTCCCCCGCCGCGTCGTCGTCGGGGGCCCGCCGGGGCTCGGGCACGGCGGCGGGCACGGGCTCCGGCACGGCGGCGGCATCGGGTACGGACGAAGGCGCGGGAGCGGGCGTCGGCACGGGAGCGGGCACGGTCTCAGGCGTCGCCGGGGAGATCTCGTCGAAGTAGCTCTCCACGATCCGCTGCACGCAGCGGAGTTGACGACGCAGGACCACCTCGCCCGGCTCCTCGGGCCGGGTCTCGATCCACCGCTTCGCCAGGGGGCTGGTCCACAGCAGGACCACCGGATCGTGCTTGGCGTCGTGCACACCGCGCCGCCCGATGTACCACGGCCGGGGAGCCTCACCCGGGTCCTCCGGGGCGTCTACGCGGGAGAAGACCAGGGCTTCGTCGCCGAGCCCTCCGTACGCCTCCGCACGAGCCTCCGCCTCGGCCCGGTTGGCGATCCCGTCCTTGCCGCTCGCCGAGGCCGTCGCGGCCGAAGTCCCGTTCAGCTCGGCCAGTTTCGCGGTGTAGCAGTCGTACGCGTGGTCCACCGCCCGCTGCTCGCCGGCGAGGATCTCGTCCCGAGTGGTGGTGCTCATGTGCGTCCTCCCTGCGGTGCCGGGGGACACCGCCACGGGCGTGCGCCCGTGCCCCGCTGAAACAACTATCAGAAACCGGACGGTAACGAACGGTCAGTGGATCAGTTCCCGGTCGGGAACCCGGACGAGGCACCGCCCCCGGTCCACCGGCCCCGTACCTGCCCGTATGCGCGTACGAGCCGTTCGAACGGTCCCGGGGCCGGACCCGCTCCACCGCCGCGAAGGCGCGCCGGCCCTTCCCCGGCGCGGGGCCGGCGCCGCGATCACCGACCCGACCCGCTCCCACGGCAATCCGGGCGACCGCCACCAGCACGATCCGCTAGGCTGTCAGCGGTCACACGGCGGTTCTCGCCGAGGCCCCCGCCTTCGTAGCTCAGGGGATAGAGCACGGCTCTCCTAAAGCCGGTGTCGCAGGTTCGAATCCTGCCGAGGGCACAGTCGAGGACCCCCTGCCGGTG
This DNA window, taken from Streptomyces sp. TN58, encodes the following:
- a CDS encoding thioesterase II family protein; the protein is MTGTDDVTTVKSSSTAPWWPLLRLQEAAVAPRLRLLVFPHSGAGPNTLFPLVEPLPDDVEVLGLSLPGRERRFGETPGCRLGEVVDSVTDEVLGRDPLPTVVFGHSLGALLATRAAHLLGPHCRAAVVSGQVPGRTTRRAHATSTEEDAVRLLRDGGGTPEWVMQDPEMLAHVTRVLRADIDLSREAAAGFEDIRLDVPLYVLGGTADPLVPHEPLDGWADHTTGPCRVRRFDGDHFFLLADAHRGAVVDTLREALAH
- a CDS encoding beta-ketoacyl-ACP synthase III; this encodes MVGSRVLSFGHYQPSKVLTNADLEQMVETSDEWIQSRVGIKTRRVAADDESVSDMAAKAAANALANAGLTGADIDFVIVATCTAQDRSPNMAARVAAAVGAKAPAAIDVNTACSGFPHAMALADQSIRTGSATKALVIGVEKLTDFADWTDRTTCVLVGDGAGAAVVAASEEPLISPVVWGSVPEMGHAVRIEAPTHTFSQEGQSVYRWATTALPKVALQVCERAGIKPEDLGGVVLHQANLRIIEPLARKIGAVNAVVAKDVVDSGNTSAASIPLALSKLVERGEIEKGSPVLLFAFGGGLSYAGQIIHCP
- a CDS encoding AfsR/SARP family transcriptional regulator produces the protein MKFQVLGPVEIETAEGVQVSPRALKLRSLLAYLCAHHGEAVSSGRLIEALWSGAPPQTASTALHVYVSKLRKHLQSLDLDAAALITTQPPGYKLRLVGCDLDVYEFDRLLASAREFRRQGEREKASKTFEQAISLWRGQALEDLRGIPAFESLGRRLDERRSFAYEQRFELELELGNHKALVGEIYALLDDRSTWENLFAYLMVALYRSGRTAEALATYSRVRRNLVEDHGIEPAPRLQRLQHAILTHAPSLDDCGADQLVGVNAA
- a CDS encoding acyltransferase family protein, giving the protein MKLIPQLTRRTSEASAAPKAAGAPAARLGWLDALRGIAALVVALHHFDVLRMLPFGGAIWRSFDMGLFGVMLFFIVSGYIIPASLERRGDVRAFWIGRIFRIYPALIAAFVLSMMMLPDGDDSVELLRTGDNPASLVANGLMLQDLLGVINGMNVTWTLCYEMVFYFLVTALFTRGLHRHSGPISVGLAGVALLAGTAVGTHILNTELGSTRKLLLIVTPLVLAGLAGVLSGNRRLTGAGALLLGAVGLVLVTLNSRAPAFETWMIFATMFAGTVVYRAQHGQLARIPALLACGFVIVAGALVGRLYNHGAVLDLTWSSGWKAWSVAYLAAWALFGVGFLLRERRFPKVLTWLGAISFSVYLLHIPLLRTIEPLLGIPPQPSSTLGKIAWTAIFLGVVVAVSHLMYRLVEMPMQRLGRRVQKAVERRRPVSPAPVPGPRSGAPAEAEAEATLTGAGRT
- a CDS encoding HelD family protein; the protein is MSTTTRDEILAGEQRAVDHAYDCYTAKLAELNGTSAATASASGKDGIANRAEAEARAEAYGGLGDEALVFSRVDAPEDPGEAPRPWYIGRRGVHDAKHDPVVLLWTSPLAKRWIETRPEEPGEVVLRRQLRCVQRIVESYFDEISPATPETVPAPVPTPAPAPSSVPDAAAVPEPVPAAVPEPRRAPDDDAAGEAEEADARRAPERTAAPSPGDVVRRQRRKALQPDDFLLRELQRSRGGRMRDIVETIRRDQMELVTGSPSDILVVQGGPGTGKSAVGLHRVTWLVNNEHFKAQDILVIGPHQRFLDYVGQVLPTLGTRDVNAVQLDRLWEGEILGTDSPKARLVKSDDRMAAVLRRRVESDYRPDALDALTVAPSFEGDEPAVVVTAGSTTLRVPKSEVLALLDRAHAGDGPFRERRERLRGLFVDRLLQELADIAPRRGQAGNIRRDLERNRRVERLVERVWPSPGPREALRSLYDSADLLRTCADGILDEDEQASLLRARAVSADADPWTLEDHVCLEELGVLISGDTPPRYGHIVVDEAQDLTPMQARSLRRRCAVGGSMTVLGDLAQATGAHIPTSWDLLGALLSDHGDWSVAPLDTSYRVPAEIMDFVAPLARVIAPALPYPRAVREAGADAVRTVATEPWKLLDDTVAHVARLVHTSDGSTPRSVAVLVPDDSDWLDAISRRIDGGGDIAEQDRRAVHVLAATQAKGMEYDHVLVVEPATIADRGPAGLRQLYVALTRSTQSLTVLHTAPLPDALTGAGAGTGVGDAQAPTGPAGRPEGAGTAGLPRIGSEVRVEVVDRAPGGRYKVRPLSPVIDRPLVLTVRHGTAPPVRGEKLDCWVFANETTQTVLAADQRGRSPVSERMAGRYLAAVDVLAELAESDGDVPEARIRLSELQGMANRILRRDQADWVDVLHLFGDPDRERLGALRDLAATTNRALKDGTFDRGRLAAALAASGWAGPLAAARRELAERFGTAAAPTSTAAVPAATTQPEPKEEAQMTTADTTTRRTATPAAATKDGFLRALEAAAATDRACRKHEAVRHELKASLLWADLQPADSPVVDVSCATPQGLFLYEALGAGRSGYADLRSGATRLLEINHTLSTPADGLFLVLSEPPAEDWTADTIRDVFRVHVIWRIPAGWAGENVATAFGSSD